In Campylobacter mucosalis, a single window of DNA contains:
- a CDS encoding type II toxin-antitoxin system RelE/ParE family toxin yields the protein MVIIYKDDFIEALARIREFIALDSVSRADNFTKELRSKIEQIPFMPYRFRKNAILNDKNIRDLIFKGYVVSYKIDEKNQVIKILSIFKYNMPKF from the coding sequence GTGGTAATAATATATAAAGATGATTTTATTGAGGCGTTGGCTAGAATTAGAGAATTTATTGCACTAGATAGTGTATCAAGGGCGGATAATTTTACTAAAGAATTACGTAGTAAAATAGAACAAATACCATTTATGCCGTATCGATTTCGCAAAAATGCAATATTAAATGATAAAAATATTCGTGATTTGATTTTTAAAGGTTATGTGGTGTCTTATAAAATAGATGAGAAAAATCAAGTTATTAAAATTCTATCGATATTTAAATACAACATGCCAAAATTTTAA
- a CDS encoding motility associated factor glycosyltransferase family protein, translating into MDTPKNSIQDISNPIFAKNLQALFQQDEILATRLFSIDGNKKFDVFVGKDPIDINIIDKQTLKYIYEKPAKDVESILQSLEKQYKRYPVMYFYGLGNGVLYKGLMANQTHQRIVVVEPELEIMYIVLNLIDFSQELASGRLMLFSSELMNFTQTYFLISDDKFVQYMKLYDLHIHTEFYDGYSDDFEHINRYFTRAFMQYAASCGNSIDDNLQGIEQNLINMPYMLTNYSYLELAKKRKNRVKTAVIVSTGPSLTKQLPLLKKYAPYVSVISVDASYPILLKNGITPDYVTSIERAPETSTFFEAKDKKMDKDIYFIIASLTHPNTIRNLKDRRMVLTMRPNSDERSYKLNHHGYLGIGHSTANQAYQLAYVLNHKNIVLIGQDLAFGKDGASHATGHVFVENASEYDVYVTAYGGDGEIRTTEIWNLFRNQFEKDIDESSKEGFVTYNCTEGGARIAGAIEKPFSEVMSELCADKKVKKLANIEKVSDKVANENMLKAYKIIQEKINTQSEVKAKIEKVFLDITPKIDKLLKLNNEGKLTNDHFGALVKISDKIDKVKNMLYIKRYRKHISNILKISVDFQERELAKISVAPSDTTEEKVQKLIEWLEMHKYWLFSAAGGLNADIEVTTRASKPLIKEMKKRGILPK; encoded by the coding sequence ATGGACACACCAAAAAACAGCATACAAGATATATCAAATCCAATATTTGCTAAAAACCTACAAGCACTTTTCCAGCAAGATGAGATACTAGCTACTAGGCTATTTTCAATAGACGGTAATAAAAAATTTGATGTATTTGTGGGCAAGGATCCCATAGATATAAATATCATAGATAAGCAAACCTTAAAATACATATATGAAAAACCTGCCAAAGACGTAGAGAGTATACTGCAAAGCCTTGAGAAGCAGTATAAAAGATATCCTGTGATGTATTTTTATGGTCTTGGTAATGGTGTGCTATATAAAGGGCTAATGGCAAATCAAACGCACCAAAGGATAGTGGTGGTCGAGCCTGAGCTTGAGATAATGTATATAGTTTTAAACCTTATAGATTTTTCGCAAGAGCTAGCTAGTGGGAGGCTTATGCTTTTTAGCTCGGAGCTTATGAACTTTACGCAGACTTACTTTTTAATATCTGATGATAAATTTGTGCAGTACATGAAGCTTTATGATTTGCATATACATACAGAGTTTTATGATGGCTACTCAGATGACTTTGAGCATATAAATAGATACTTTACAAGGGCGTTTATGCAGTATGCGGCTTCTTGTGGAAATAGTATAGATGATAACCTGCAAGGCATAGAGCAAAACTTAATAAATATGCCATATATGCTGACAAACTACAGCTACCTAGAACTAGCAAAAAAACGCAAAAACAGGGTAAAAACTGCAGTCATCGTATCAACTGGCCCGTCACTTACAAAGCAGCTGCCACTACTTAAAAAATATGCCCCTTATGTAAGCGTCATAAGTGTTGATGCCTCATATCCGATACTGCTAAAAAACGGCATAACTCCAGACTATGTAACGTCGATAGAAAGAGCTCCTGAAACCTCTACATTTTTTGAAGCAAAAGATAAAAAGATGGATAAGGATATATACTTTATCATAGCCTCGCTAACCCACCCAAACACGATAAGAAACCTAAAAGATAGGCGTATGGTTTTAACAATGCGTCCAAATTCAGATGAGAGATCATATAAGCTTAACCATCACGGCTATCTAGGCATAGGGCATAGCACGGCAAATCAAGCCTATCAACTAGCATACGTTTTAAACCATAAAAACATAGTGCTAATAGGTCAAGACCTAGCCTTTGGCAAGGATGGGGCTAGTCACGCAACAGGACACGTCTTTGTAGAAAATGCAAGCGAATACGATGTATATGTTACGGCTTACGGTGGAGATGGAGAGATAAGGACGACTGAGATATGGAATTTGTTTAGAAATCAGTTTGAAAAAGATATAGATGAGTCAAGCAAAGAGGGCTTTGTGACATATAACTGCACCGAGGGTGGAGCTAGGATAGCAGGGGCTATAGAAAAGCCATTTAGCGAAGTTATGAGCGAACTTTGTGCGGATAAAAAGGTAAAAAAACTAGCAAATATAGAAAAAGTAAGCGACAAGGTAGCAAATGAAAATATGCTAAAAGCATATAAAATCATACAAGAAAAGATAAACACACAAAGCGAAGTTAAAGCGAAAATAGAAAAAGTATTTTTAGATATAACGCCAAAGATAGATAAACTCTTAAAGCTCAACAATGAAGGAAAACTTACAAATGATCACTTTGGCGCGCTGGTAAAAATCTCAGATAAAATAGATAAAGTTAAAAATATGCTGTATATAAAAAGATACCGCAAACACATATCAAATATACTAAAGATATCGGTTGACTTTCAAGAGAGAGAGCTGGCAAAAATTTCTGTAGCTCCAAGCGATACAACAGAAGAGAAAGTCCAAAAGCTAATAGAGTGGCTTGAGATGCATAAATACTGGCTATTTTCTGCAGCAGGTGGGCTAAATGCGGATATAGAGGTTACAACAAGAGCCAGTAAGCCACTCATAAAAGAGATGAAAAAGCGTGGAATTTTACCAAAATGA
- the pseB gene encoding UDP-N-acetylglucosamine 4,6-dehydratase (inverting), producing the protein MFNNKSILITGGTGSFGKKYTEILLKKYKPKRLIIYSRDELKQYEMAQVFNAPVMRYFIGNVRDEDRLKTAMNGVDYVIHAAAMKHVPIAEYNPMECIKTNINGASNVINAALENGVSKVIALSTDKACNPVNLYGATKLASDKLFVAANNISGTKKTRFAVVRYGNVVGSRGSVVPLFKRLISEGVSELPITHPDMTRFWITLEQGVNFVLKNFERMSGGEIFIPKIPSMTMLDLAKALAPNLGIKIIGIRPGEKMHEAMISKDDAHLTYEFSDHFVISPSIKFTNIGNDFSKNMLGEKGVKVAFDFEYSSDKNKIWLDKDGLLEMIGDL; encoded by the coding sequence ATGTTTAATAATAAATCGATCTTAATTACTGGCGGAACTGGTAGTTTTGGCAAAAAATACACAGAAATTTTACTAAAAAAATACAAACCAAAACGGCTAATCATCTACTCACGAGATGAGCTAAAACAATACGAAATGGCTCAAGTGTTTAACGCCCCAGTTATGCGGTATTTCATCGGTAATGTGCGTGATGAAGACCGCTTAAAAACGGCGATGAACGGCGTTGATTACGTAATTCACGCAGCCGCAATGAAGCACGTCCCAATCGCTGAATACAACCCAATGGAGTGCATAAAAACCAACATAAATGGTGCCTCAAATGTCATCAACGCAGCCTTAGAAAACGGCGTTAGCAAGGTTATCGCACTATCAACTGACAAGGCTTGCAACCCAGTAAATTTATACGGCGCAACAAAACTAGCAAGCGATAAGCTTTTTGTCGCGGCAAATAACATCTCAGGCACGAAAAAAACGCGCTTTGCGGTGGTAAGATATGGCAATGTCGTCGGTTCTCGTGGCTCGGTCGTGCCACTTTTTAAACGCTTAATTAGTGAGGGTGTAAGTGAACTGCCTATTACGCACCCTGATATGACAAGGTTTTGGATAACGCTAGAACAAGGCGTAAATTTCGTGCTTAAAAACTTTGAGCGCATGAGCGGTGGCGAGATTTTTATCCCAAAAATTCCTTCAATGACGATGCTAGATTTAGCCAAAGCATTAGCACCAAATTTAGGCATAAAAATCATAGGAATTCGTCCTGGCGAAAAGATGCACGAAGCGATGATTAGCAAGGACGACGCGCACTTAACCTACGAATTTAGCGATCATTTTGTCATCTCGCCCTCGATAAAATTTACAAACATTGGCAATGATTTTTCAAAAAATATGCTAGGCGAAAAAGGCGTAAAAGTCGCTTTTGATTTTGAATACAGCTCTGATAAAAACAAAATTTGGCTTGATAAAGACGGGCTTTTAGAGATGATTGGAGATTTATGA
- a CDS encoding GntP family permease: MSGVSLIVAFVIAVGLMIYMISKLKVHPFLALMSVSLVLALVAGISPTRIPAMIGDGFSGTFKSIGIVIIFGALIGMVLEKTGAALKLADMVVNAVGSKRPELAMLIMGWIVGIPVFCDSGFVVLDPIRRALRKKIAANPVGMAVGLSGGLYASHVFIPPTPGPIAAAGAIGVDSNLLLVIVMGAVVSVPVLIAVYIFSKFIGKEVVLDDDDSTQKSYEELIREYGVLPSGFLSIAPILMPIVFMALGSVAKVAGIGGGFGTLLVFLGNPIIALAVGAIFAVILLASTNKLDTFNHITNETLKVVGPILFITAAGGVLGKVITEAGFVEYIKQNAHIISSAGIFFPFIISAILKTAQGSSTVAIVTTASIMGMFSAGDSLMSALGLTTQIAGVLCVMAIAAGAMCVSHANDSYYWVVTNFSGMNPQQGYKTQTMMTFIMGVVGMISVFVLSLVLL, translated from the coding sequence ATGAGTGGCGTTAGTCTTATTGTGGCTTTTGTCATTGCTGTTGGCTTGATGATATATATGATATCAAAGCTTAAGGTTCATCCGTTTTTAGCACTTATGAGCGTATCATTAGTACTTGCTTTAGTGGCTGGTATAAGCCCTACAAGGATACCTGCTATGATAGGTGACGGCTTTAGCGGGACGTTTAAGAGCATTGGTATTGTTATCATATTTGGAGCACTTATCGGAATGGTGCTTGAAAAAACGGGCGCGGCACTCAAACTTGCCGATATGGTAGTAAACGCAGTTGGCTCAAAAAGACCAGAACTTGCTATGCTTATAATGGGCTGGATAGTGGGGATACCAGTCTTTTGCGATAGTGGTTTTGTCGTGCTTGATCCAATACGTCGTGCTTTACGTAAAAAAATAGCTGCAAATCCTGTGGGTATGGCAGTTGGGCTTAGTGGCGGTCTTTATGCTTCTCACGTGTTTATACCACCAACTCCTGGACCGATAGCTGCTGCTGGTGCTATTGGGGTGGATTCAAATTTGCTACTAGTCATAGTAATGGGTGCTGTGGTATCCGTGCCTGTTCTTATAGCTGTTTATATATTTTCTAAATTTATAGGCAAAGAGGTTGTTTTAGACGATGATGATAGCACACAAAAGAGTTATGAGGAGCTTATACGCGAGTATGGGGTTTTGCCTAGCGGATTTTTAAGCATTGCACCGATACTTATGCCTATTGTATTTATGGCGCTTGGCTCTGTGGCTAAAGTCGCAGGTATAGGCGGTGGCTTTGGCACACTTTTGGTGTTTTTAGGAAACCCTATCATCGCTCTTGCTGTCGGTGCTATTTTTGCTGTGATTTTACTAGCTTCTACAAACAAACTAGATACGTTTAATCACATTACAAACGAAACGCTAAAGGTTGTGGGTCCGATACTATTTATAACTGCTGCTGGTGGTGTGCTTGGTAAGGTCATTACAGAGGCTGGATTTGTCGAGTATATCAAGCAAAATGCACACATTATAAGTTCTGCTGGAATTTTCTTTCCTTTTATCATCTCTGCTATACTTAAAACAGCTCAGGGTAGCTCAACCGTTGCTATAGTTACCACGGCTTCTATAATGGGTATGTTTAGTGCTGGGGATTCTTTGATGAGTGCTCTTGGGCTTACAACGCAAATAGCAGGTGTGCTTTGCGTTATGGCGATAGCTGCTGGGGCAATGTGTGTTTCTCACGCAAATGACAGCTACTACTGGGTTGTTACAAATTTTAGCGGTATGAACCCACAACAAGGATATAAAACCCAAACTATGATGACATTTATAATGGGTGTGGTTGGTATGATAAGTGTATTTGTGCTTTCATTGGTGTTGCTATGA
- a CDS encoding UDP-N-acetylglucosamine 4,6-dehydratase, giving the protein MIKTLELIGREKELFTDDISDYEATLKDEIKSSTFLVIGAAGSIGSAVVKEIFKRNPRKLHVVDISENNLVELVRDIRSSFGYIGGEFATFAIDAGSKEYDAFIGADGKYDYVLNLSALKHVRSEKDPFTLMRMIEVNILNTIKTMKQTAKNGGKKYFCVSTDKAANPVNMMGASKRIMELFATREADDVLLSMARFANVAFSDGSLLHGFNERIKKLQPIVAPNDIKRYFVTPKESGELCLMSAIFGQNCDIFFPKLSQNLHLITFADIAVRYLENLGYEPFICADENEARARAKELAGLKKWACLFTPSDTTGEKDFEEFYTDSEILDMDKFKSIGVIKNSLNFDSQKLDEFLQNIQKLKNSLKWSKDDILAEFLKILPNFNHKETGKYLDSKM; this is encoded by the coding sequence ATGATAAAGACGCTAGAGCTAATCGGACGTGAAAAAGAGCTTTTTACTGATGATATATCTGACTATGAAGCAACACTTAAAGATGAGATAAAAAGTTCAACGTTTTTAGTCATTGGCGCAGCGGGTTCGATAGGGAGTGCGGTTGTAAAAGAGATTTTTAAACGAAACCCGAGAAAACTACACGTAGTTGATATATCAGAAAATAACCTAGTGGAGCTAGTAAGGGATATAAGAAGCTCGTTTGGTTATATAGGTGGAGAATTTGCGACATTTGCCATAGACGCGGGAAGCAAAGAGTATGACGCATTTATAGGGGCTGACGGAAAATATGACTACGTGCTAAATCTATCAGCACTCAAGCACGTGCGAAGCGAAAAAGATCCATTTACGCTTATGCGAATGATAGAAGTAAATATCCTTAATACCATAAAAACTATGAAACAAACGGCAAAAAATGGTGGTAAAAAATACTTTTGCGTTAGCACAGATAAAGCGGCAAATCCTGTAAATATGATGGGTGCAAGCAAGCGTATAATGGAGCTTTTTGCAACCAGAGAAGCCGATGATGTTTTGCTATCTATGGCTAGATTTGCAAATGTTGCTTTTAGCGATGGTAGTTTGCTTCACGGCTTTAATGAGCGTATTAAAAAACTTCAGCCTATAGTAGCTCCAAACGATATAAAACGCTATTTTGTAACTCCAAAAGAGAGTGGAGAGCTTTGCCTTATGAGTGCGATATTTGGGCAAAACTGCGATATATTTTTTCCAAAATTATCACAAAATTTACATCTTATAACTTTTGCCGATATTGCTGTAAGATATTTAGAAAATTTAGGATATGAGCCGTTTATATGTGCTGATGAAAACGAGGCTAGAGCTAGAGCAAAAGAGTTAGCAGGGCTTAAAAAATGGGCGTGTTTATTTACTCCAAGCGATACTACTGGAGAGAAAGACTTTGAAGAGTTTTACACAGATAGCGAAATTTTAGATATGGATAAATTTAAAAGTATCGGAGTGATAAAAAATAGTTTGAATTTTGATAGCCAAAAGCTAGATGAGTTTTTGCAAAATATACAAAAGCTAAAAAACTCTCTTAAATGGAGCAAAGATGATATTTTGGCTGAATTTTTAAAGATTTTGCCAAATTTTAATCACAAAGAGACTGGAAAATATCTTGATTCAAAGATGTGA
- a CDS encoding antitoxin encodes MKKEIDFSKGIRNPYVDKSLKRQITINLNGKVIDYFKEMADKKGVPYQTLINIFLNDCVDKKLDIAVVGA; translated from the coding sequence ATGAAAAAAGAAATTGATTTTTCAAAAGGCATTAGAAATCCTTATGTAGATAAGAGCCTAAAAAGGCAAATAACGATAAATTTAAACGGCAAGGTTATTGATTATTTCAAAGAAATGGCAGATAAAAAAGGAGTGCCGTACCAAACCCTTATCAACATTTTTTTAAACGATTGCGTTGATAAAAAGCTAGATATTGCGGTTGTGGGAGCATAA
- the pseC gene encoding UDP-4-amino-4,6-dideoxy-N-acetyl-beta-L-altrosamine transaminase — translation MIPYSRQQITDDDIKAVCNALRGDFLTGGDKVSEFEKALQDYTGIKHVVVMNSATSALHVAYLIFGVKSGDEVITTPLTFAATANAALMCGADVKFCDIKMDGNIDEKLIENIITKHTKVITAVDFGGNSVEITKLKEIAKRHGIFLLDDASHALGSEFDGIKVGNHADISIFSFHAIKPITTFEGGAIATNSDEFARLARLYRSHGITKTELWDSDMSVLGFNYRLSDVACALGISQLKRLDEMIAVREKVALFYDEYFKDCKFFTLIKPKFKSSRHLYPVLLDEKLAKFKREIFKELHENGVGVQVHYKPTYKFSFYSQKYGTLSLKNAENFYARELSLPCHQGMSEADAKFVAKNVLEILTKFSKKA, via the coding sequence ATGATACCTTATAGTAGGCAACAGATAACAGATGACGATATAAAGGCAGTTTGCAATGCTTTAAGGGGCGATTTTTTAACAGGTGGCGATAAGGTTAGCGAGTTTGAAAAGGCGTTGCAAGACTACACGGGTATAAAGCACGTGGTAGTGATGAACTCGGCTACTTCGGCACTTCACGTGGCGTATTTGATTTTTGGTGTTAAGAGTGGCGATGAGGTTATAACTACGCCATTAACCTTTGCAGCCACTGCAAATGCGGCGTTAATGTGTGGTGCTGATGTTAAGTTTTGCGATATTAAAATGGATGGCAATATTGATGAAAAATTGATAGAAAATATCATTACAAAACACACAAAAGTGATAACGGCTGTTGATTTTGGTGGCAACTCGGTTGAGATTACAAAGCTAAAAGAGATAGCAAAAAGGCACGGCATTTTTTTACTAGATGACGCTTCTCACGCACTTGGGAGCGAATTTGATGGCATAAAGGTTGGCAATCACGCTGATATTAGCATTTTTAGCTTTCACGCTATTAAGCCAATTACGACCTTTGAAGGTGGTGCTATCGCTACAAATAGCGATGAATTCGCACGTCTTGCAAGGCTGTATCGCTCTCACGGCATTACTAAAACCGAGCTTTGGGACAGCGATATGAGCGTGCTAGGCTTTAACTACCGACTTAGCGATGTCGCTTGTGCTTTGGGAATTTCTCAGCTAAAAAGGCTTGATGAGATGATAGCTGTGCGTGAAAAAGTGGCTCTTTTTTACGATGAGTATTTTAAAGATTGTAAGTTTTTCACATTAATAAAACCAAAATTTAAGAGTTCAAGACACCTTTATCCTGTGCTTTTAGATGAAAAATTAGCTAAATTTAAGCGTGAAATTTTTAAAGAGCTTCACGAAAATGGCGTTGGCGTTCAAGTGCATTATAAACCAACTTATAAATTTAGCTTTTATAGCCAAAAATACGGCACTTTAAGCCTTAAAAATGCTGAAAATTTTTACGCAAGAGAGCTTAGTCTGCCTTGTCATCAAGGTATGAGTGAAGCGGACGCTAAGTTTGTGGCAAAAAATGTGCTTGAAATTTTAACCAAATTTTCAAAAAAGGCGTAA
- the pseH gene encoding UDP-4-amino-4,6-dideoxy-N-acetyl-beta-L-altrosamine N-acetyltransferase: MYKLINFTELLKEQKIMVFKWRNDERVFKFMKTKSISLKSHLKFLKSLKNDATKRYFLVKNSDTFLGVISFINITNASCEFGVYANPGLKGQGDTLMIAILDYAFCVLCVKSLNATAYIQNKAAIDLYKKFGFEIYKQDSEFLYLTLTNNKI, translated from the coding sequence ATGTATAAACTTATAAATTTTACCGAGCTTTTAAAAGAGCAAAAGATTATGGTTTTTAAATGGCGAAATGATGAGAGAGTTTTTAAATTCATGAAAACAAAGAGCATTAGTCTTAAAAGTCATCTAAAATTTTTAAAATCCCTTAAAAATGATGCTACAAAAAGGTATTTTCTAGTTAAAAATAGTGACACTTTTTTAGGTGTGATTAGCTTTATAAATATTACGAACGCTTCTTGTGAATTTGGTGTTTATGCAAATCCAGGGTTAAAAGGTCAGGGTGATACGCTTATGATTGCGATTTTGGATTATGCATTTTGTGTTTTGTGTGTAAAAAGCCTAAATGCAACAGCCTATATACAAAATAAAGCAGCTATTGATTTATATAAAAAATTTGGCTTTGAAATTTATAAGCAAGATAGCGAGTTTTTATACCTCACTCTAACAAATAATAAAATATAA
- the pseF gene encoding pseudaminic acid cytidylyltransferase: MRLCVIPARGGSKRIPHKNIKDFCGMPLIAYSIKNALNSAIFDDVIVSTDDEKIAEVAVKYGAKVPFLREAKLSDDFATSSDVVRDAIVKMGDEFSEICCLYATAPLLTPDILVQAYAQFKAVSCEFLFSATEFSFAIQRAFKLDENSYVKMFHPEFENVRSQDLERAYHDAGQFYFGKRKAWLDNKAMFAPYSRAFVLPRNLVCDIDTPDDFEFAKKLFMINHQS; the protein is encoded by the coding sequence ATGCGACTTTGCGTGATACCAGCAAGGGGCGGTAGTAAGCGAATACCGCATAAAAATATCAAGGATTTTTGTGGTATGCCACTCATTGCTTATAGTATTAAAAATGCACTAAATTCGGCTATTTTTGATGATGTTATCGTTAGCACAGATGATGAAAAAATAGCCGAAGTTGCCGTTAAATACGGAGCAAAAGTGCCTTTTTTACGTGAAGCTAAACTTAGTGATGATTTTGCCACTAGTTCTGATGTAGTGCGTGATGCGATTGTTAAAATGGGCGATGAATTTAGCGAGATTTGCTGTCTTTATGCGACTGCTCCGCTTTTAACGCCTGATATTTTAGTTCAGGCTTATGCTCAGTTTAAGGCTGTTTCTTGTGAATTTTTATTCTCAGCGACCGAGTTTAGTTTTGCGATACAAAGAGCATTTAAGCTTGATGAAAATTCGTATGTGAAAATGTTTCATCCAGAGTTTGAAAATGTTCGCTCACAGGATTTAGAGCGTGCCTATCACGATGCTGGGCAGTTTTATTTTGGCAAACGCAAGGCATGGCTTGATAATAAAGCGATGTTTGCTCCGTATTCACGGGCTTTTGTGTTGCCACGTAATTTGGTTTGCGATATTGATACGCCAGATGATTTTGAGTTTGCTAAGAAGCTTTTTATGATAAATCATCAAAGCTAA
- a CDS encoding flagellin B, with translation MSFRINTNINAMNSHANAVGNNRDISGSLQKLSSGLRITTAAEDASGLAIADSLRSQASALGQAIANANDAVGIIQTADKAMDEQLKILNTIKTKATQSAQDGQTTRSRQALQADIVRLMEQLDNIGNTTSFNGQQLLNGTFSNKEFQVGAYSNQSIKASIGATTSDKIGLTRFESSRLLTGMAEVNLKFLNVDGVNDVKVASAVISSGLGKGVGALAENINKVSDKTGVRASFDVTWIASGAISGGTIKSLTINGVKIGDLEVQKNDGNGALVNAINAVKDQTGVEASVDTEGRMVLTSRSGRAMVISGGEISAGLGGNKGLSAFVGRLNLVRLDGRDIKISADAVISDSTFSDNGGGSQSVSLRDVRGQIEGKLATAMGFQRMTGALTVAQSAGVMTLRGAMAVMDIAESAQVTLDQIRSDLGSVQNQLLVTINNITVTQVNVKAAESQIRDVDFAAESANFSKFNILAQSGSYAMSQANSVQQNVLKLLQ, from the coding sequence ATGAGTTTCCGTATTAACACAAACATCAACGCGATGAATTCTCACGCTAACGCTGTAGGCAACAACAGAGACATTTCAGGCTCTTTGCAAAAGCTAAGCTCAGGCCTTAGAATTACAACCGCGGCAGAAGATGCATCAGGTTTGGCTATCGCAGATAGTCTTCGTTCACAAGCAAGTGCGCTAGGTCAAGCTATCGCAAACGCAAACGACGCAGTGGGTATCATCCAGACAGCTGACAAGGCTATGGACGAGCAGTTAAAGATTCTTAACACTATTAAGACTAAGGCTACTCAGTCAGCCCAAGACGGACAAACTACACGTTCACGTCAAGCACTTCAGGCTGATATCGTTCGCTTAATGGAGCAACTAGATAACATCGGTAACACAACTTCATTTAACGGACAGCAACTGCTAAACGGAACATTCTCAAACAAAGAATTCCAAGTAGGCGCATACTCTAACCAGTCTATCAAGGCAAGTATTGGTGCTACCACATCTGATAAGATAGGTCTAACTCGTTTTGAGAGCTCAAGATTGCTTACTGGTATGGCTGAGGTTAATCTTAAATTCCTAAACGTTGACGGCGTAAATGACGTAAAAGTCGCTTCAGCTGTTATCTCTTCAGGTCTTGGCAAGGGTGTGGGTGCTTTAGCTGAAAATATCAACAAGGTTTCTGATAAAACTGGTGTTCGTGCTAGTTTTGATGTAACTTGGATAGCAAGTGGGGCCATTAGTGGCGGTACAATTAAATCTCTTACTATTAATGGCGTTAAAATCGGCGACCTTGAAGTTCAGAAAAATGATGGAAACGGTGCTTTAGTAAATGCCATTAACGCTGTAAAAGATCAAACAGGCGTTGAGGCCTCTGTAGATACAGAGGGTAGAATGGTTCTAACAAGCCGTTCTGGTAGAGCTATGGTGATAAGTGGTGGCGAAATCTCTGCTGGTCTAGGTGGCAATAAAGGTCTTTCGGCTTTTGTTGGTCGTCTAAACCTAGTTCGCCTAGATGGTCGTGATATAAAAATCAGTGCTGATGCAGTAATTTCTGATAGCACATTTAGTGACAATGGTGGTGGATCTCAATCAGTATCTCTAAGGGATGTGCGTGGACAGATAGAGGGCAAACTAGCTACAGCTATGGGCTTTCAAAGAATGACTGGAGCTCTAACAGTAGCTCAATCAGCTGGTGTTATGACTCTGCGTGGCGCTATGGCTGTTATGGATATAGCTGAGTCAGCTCAGGTAACCCTTGATCAGATCCGCTCTGACCTAGGTTCTGTACAAAATCAGCTACTAGTAACTATCAACAACATAACTGTAACTCAGGTAAATGTAAAGGCTGCCGAGTCACAAATCCGCGACGTAGACTTTGCTGCTGAGTCTGCTAACTTCTCTAAGTTTAACATACTTGCTCAGTCAGGTAGTTATGCTATGAGTCAAGCTAACAGCGTTCAGCAAAACGTACTTAAACTACTTCAGTAG